The Verrucomicrobiia bacterium genome includes a region encoding these proteins:
- a CDS encoding BamA/TamA family outer membrane protein — MRLRPSLHTFLALLLGGGLVWAQPAPEGAADPAGARAAVPTFEVRRYEVSGSTVLDQRRIDQIMAEAVGPAVSVPLIRRTLAKLQQAYRDRGYAGAAVQLPRQAMTDGVVRLRVVEGVEGPSQRGPEPAEAIDPSTVPAWTAPAYDVRHFEVRGNTLLPVEEIDRILGPAAGPNTSVETLQDALHRLREAYRQRGYTRVAVQLRQQLLTDGTVAIWIDEGLTPEPDRDRTQLAATVEETPADGPVFEVRRYEVAGNTLLRPETIEGILAAAVGSEVSLSQIQAALGELQLAYRERGYATVSVSLPQQQLTDATVKVQVTEGVLADIQVLGNRHFSKDNVMRALPSLRTNTHLNSLIFQRELDLANQNRDRQIYPTIGPGPEPGTSALTLRVKDRLPLHGRVDLNNHSTPGTPDWRINASAQYNNLWQREHQVGLSYGFTPEAYKERGAVSDYLFNRPLIANYGAYYRLPFGAAESIEDRIGRSGAFGYDEATRQFRLPPPGSRSDLTVFGSASSSDTGVQLGPATIVSQTPLLTIVSQDSGQNISLNEGVGARLSVPQTLDERRRFSYSFGPDWKRYSLESFNTNNFIITTVVTNAQGSQTIESRVASPQPVRRNDVEYLPLFVGGDFSRSDAGGTFSASVGFSGNFMGGDGSFSALSYSPRARALYGRAVLALARDQRVFKDWSLLLRASGQAATGPLIGNEQFALGGVNSVRGYYEGDQYGDSGWLGSVELRTPFLNTHAPGWSGDWPVWVRGSVFMDYGEGYLLHPGAVSDSRLQLWGTGFGVSANVNNTVDLRIVVGWPLLESINTSVNGPRAYFSLGGQF; from the coding sequence ATGCGTTTGCGACCCTCACTCCACACTTTCCTGGCCCTGTTGCTGGGTGGTGGCCTGGTCTGGGCGCAGCCCGCGCCGGAGGGGGCGGCCGACCCAGCCGGTGCGCGTGCCGCCGTGCCCACCTTTGAAGTGCGACGCTACGAGGTCAGCGGCAGCACGGTGCTGGATCAGAGGAGAATCGACCAGATCATGGCCGAGGCCGTCGGGCCGGCGGTGAGTGTGCCGTTGATCCGCCGGACGCTGGCGAAGCTTCAACAGGCCTATCGCGATCGAGGTTATGCCGGCGCGGCGGTGCAGCTTCCGCGGCAGGCAATGACGGACGGGGTGGTGCGGTTGCGGGTGGTGGAAGGGGTGGAAGGACCGTCCCAACGGGGCCCGGAGCCAGCCGAGGCAATCGATCCCTCGACTGTGCCGGCCTGGACGGCCCCGGCCTATGACGTGCGGCATTTCGAGGTCCGCGGCAACACCCTGCTGCCGGTGGAGGAGATTGACCGCATTCTCGGCCCGGCGGCCGGACCGAACACCAGTGTGGAGACTTTGCAGGACGCCCTGCACCGCCTGCGCGAGGCCTACCGGCAGCGTGGTTACACGCGGGTGGCGGTGCAATTGCGGCAGCAACTCCTCACCGACGGCACCGTGGCCATTTGGATCGACGAGGGGCTGACGCCCGAGCCGGATCGTGACCGGACACAACTGGCCGCCACGGTGGAGGAAACTCCGGCCGATGGTCCGGTCTTTGAAGTGCGCCGCTACGAGGTGGCGGGCAACACGCTGCTCCGCCCGGAAACCATCGAGGGAATCCTGGCCGCCGCCGTCGGCTCCGAAGTCAGCCTGAGTCAAATTCAGGCCGCCTTGGGCGAACTGCAACTGGCCTACCGCGAGCGCGGCTATGCCACCGTCTCCGTCAGCCTGCCCCAGCAGCAACTGACGGACGCCACCGTGAAAGTCCAGGTCACCGAAGGGGTGCTGGCGGACATCCAGGTGCTGGGCAACAGGCATTTCAGCAAAGACAATGTGATGCGGGCGCTGCCGAGTCTCCGCACCAACACCCATCTCAACAGTTTGATCTTTCAGCGCGAACTCGATCTCGCGAACCAGAACCGAGACCGCCAGATTTATCCGACCATAGGCCCCGGCCCCGAGCCGGGCACCAGCGCGCTGACGTTGCGGGTGAAAGACCGTCTGCCGCTGCACGGCCGCGTGGATCTCAACAATCACTCCACGCCCGGCACCCCCGATTGGCGCATCAACGCCTCCGCGCAGTATAACAACCTCTGGCAGAGGGAGCATCAGGTCGGGCTGTCCTATGGGTTCACACCCGAAGCCTACAAGGAAAGGGGCGCCGTTTCGGATTACCTGTTCAACCGCCCGCTCATCGCCAACTACGGCGCCTACTACCGGCTGCCTTTTGGGGCGGCCGAGTCCATCGAGGACCGGATCGGTCGTTCGGGGGCCTTCGGTTACGACGAGGCCACGCGCCAGTTCCGCCTGCCGCCGCCGGGATCGCGGTCCGACCTGACGGTGTTTGGCAGCGCCTCGTCGAGCGACACCGGAGTTCAGCTTGGCCCCGCCACCATCGTCTCGCAGACGCCGTTGCTGACGATCGTCTCGCAGGACAGCGGGCAGAACATCTCGTTGAACGAGGGGGTCGGAGCGCGTCTGAGCGTCCCGCAAACATTGGATGAGCGGCGACGGTTCAGTTACTCCTTCGGACCCGACTGGAAGCGCTATTCGCTGGAGAGTTTCAACACGAACAATTTCATCATCACCACCGTGGTGACCAACGCGCAGGGATCGCAGACGATCGAAAGCCGGGTCGCCTCTCCGCAGCCGGTCCGGCGCAACGACGTGGAGTACCTGCCGCTGTTCGTTGGCGGCGACTTCTCTCGAAGCGACGCGGGGGGAACCTTCTCGGCCAGCGTCGGCTTCAGCGGCAACTTCATGGGTGGGGACGGCAGTTTCTCCGCGCTCTCCTATTCTCCCCGGGCCCGTGCCCTGTATGGCAGGGCCGTGCTGGCGCTCGCGCGGGACCAACGGGTGTTCAAAGACTGGTCGCTGCTGCTGCGTGCCAGCGGCCAGGCCGCGACGGGGCCATTGATCGGCAACGAGCAGTTTGCGTTGGGGGGTGTCAACAGTGTGCGCGGTTACTACGAGGGGGACCAGTATGGTGACTCCGGCTGGCTGGGAAGCGTGGAGTTGCGCACACCCTTCCTCAACACGCACGCGCCCGGCTGGTCCGGGGACTGGCCGGTGTGGGTGCGGGGTTCCGTTTTCATGGACTACGGGGAGGGCTATCTGCTCCACCCCGGTGCGGTGTCGGACTCGCGCCTCCAGCTCTGGGGCACGGGCTTCGGAGTCTCCGCCAACGTGAACAACACGGTGGACCTGCGCATCGTCGTGGGTTGGCCACTGCTGGAATCGATCAACACATCGGTCAATGGGCCGCGCGCCTACTTCTCCCTCGGAGGCCAATTCTGA
- a CDS encoding succinylglutamate desuccinylase/aspartoacylase family protein: MKTSPAVHPQFDTPALPDTPARRSVSRLLAPLDEIARNSDHLFRKPLGASSDGSEVMPRYFMLGPRGGGDYLRLGIFATIHGDEPEGALAVCRLASLLEADPDLARGYALYFYPVCNPSGFVQGTRHSRSGKDLNREFWRGSLEMEVRAIETEIWTHAFHGLVTLHSDDTSDGLYGFVNGEVLSEHLLEPALRAAEVHLPRNVRGAIDGFPARRGIITEGYHGILRAVPGLRPRPFEITFETPGRAPVHLQVEAAAAALRTILLEFRYLMAIGQGI, from the coding sequence ATGAAAACCAGTCCTGCAGTCCATCCACAATTCGATACGCCGGCGCTGCCGGACACCCCGGCGCGGCGGTCCGTGAGCCGGCTTCTGGCGCCCCTCGACGAGATCGCCCGAAATTCCGACCATCTTTTCAGAAAGCCCCTGGGGGCGAGCTCGGATGGGAGCGAGGTGATGCCGCGCTATTTCATGCTCGGGCCGCGGGGCGGGGGGGACTATCTGCGATTGGGGATTTTCGCGACGATTCATGGCGACGAACCGGAGGGTGCGCTGGCCGTGTGCCGTTTGGCCTCGCTGCTGGAGGCGGACCCGGATCTGGCCCGGGGCTATGCCTTATACTTCTACCCTGTGTGCAACCCGTCCGGCTTCGTCCAGGGCACGCGCCATTCCCGGAGCGGGAAGGATCTCAACCGTGAGTTCTGGAGAGGCTCCCTGGAGATGGAGGTCCGGGCGATCGAGACGGAGATCTGGACCCATGCCTTTCACGGGTTGGTGACCCTCCACTCGGACGACACCAGCGACGGACTCTATGGCTTCGTGAATGGCGAGGTGCTGTCCGAGCACCTGCTGGAACCGGCGCTGCGGGCCGCGGAGGTGCATCTTCCCCGGAATGTCCGTGGAGCGATCGACGGTTTTCCCGCCCGGCGGGGGATCATCACGGAGGGCTACCACGGGATTCTTCGGGCGGTGCCGGGACTTCGGCCACGGCCGTTCGAGATCACCTTCGAGACCCCGGGCCGGGCTCCGGTTCATCTTCAAGTCGAAGCCGCCGCGGCTGCGCTGCGGACCATCCTTCTGGAGTTCCGGTATCTGATGGCCATCGGACAGGGGATCTGA
- a CDS encoding porin, giving the protein MTTTQGINVSRWLALTGVTVFLLTAGCGPQPNQELQAEAVRLRDEQARAAEQLVALTNQLAAVRAEQSETVRRLLSRLEQLEQREAGQTRAAESAREEEGRARAAQEEQARRFTQRIAQLEGEVGALQAGRLLPEIILPPDDGPTVGELEQRILVAERRRELDAEAAEARARALPELSIGEQGISFRSADTNFTVRMAGLVQLDSRTFFNDDEWNEGNDTFLLRRARPILEGTMFRNIAYRIQPDFGGGGAQIFDAYVAYELRPELALTAGKFKGPVGLEQLHILSALGFNERGLPSALVPLRNVGVQLSGKLADGRVEYAAGVFNVAGDGRNPENADFGDDREYAGRLFLRPFLSSGNKWLKDLGFGVGGSYSQVSSNALGLPSSRGGRVSGYTTPAGQQFFAYNPLAGPVVGDGAFWRVSPQLEYRVGPFGLIGEYAISKHAVYNSTTFRSADLEHHAWQVAAQWMLTGEPASFGGIVPNRPFSPQGGGWGAWQLVGRFGQLDIDDGAFQGFSNPANSASAATSWSVGVNWWLNRNLRVLTSFTHTSFEGGGAPASVVDPSTYLPPATVTRQDENALMTRIQLAF; this is encoded by the coding sequence ATGACCACCACCCAAGGAATAAACGTCTCCCGCTGGCTTGCTCTGACCGGAGTAACGGTCTTCTTGCTGACGGCCGGGTGCGGACCGCAGCCCAATCAGGAACTCCAGGCCGAGGCGGTGCGTTTGCGGGACGAGCAGGCGCGGGCGGCGGAGCAACTCGTCGCGCTCACCAACCAACTGGCCGCCGTTCGGGCGGAACAATCCGAGACGGTGAGGCGACTGTTGAGCCGGCTGGAACAACTGGAACAGCGGGAGGCGGGCCAGACTCGTGCTGCGGAATCGGCCCGGGAGGAAGAGGGGAGAGCCCGGGCCGCGCAGGAGGAGCAGGCGCGCCGGTTCACCCAACGGATTGCTCAACTGGAGGGCGAGGTGGGCGCGTTACAGGCCGGCCGGTTGCTGCCGGAAATCATCCTCCCGCCGGACGATGGGCCCACCGTAGGGGAGCTGGAGCAAAGGATCCTGGTCGCCGAGCGCCGGCGCGAGCTGGACGCCGAGGCGGCGGAAGCGCGGGCCCGCGCGCTGCCGGAGTTGTCCATTGGTGAACAGGGGATTTCCTTCCGCTCGGCCGACACGAACTTCACCGTCCGAATGGCCGGGCTGGTGCAACTGGACTCGCGCACCTTCTTCAACGACGACGAGTGGAACGAGGGCAACGACACGTTTCTCCTGCGCCGGGCGCGGCCGATCCTTGAAGGCACGATGTTCCGCAACATCGCCTACCGCATCCAGCCGGACTTCGGCGGCGGCGGTGCGCAGATCTTCGATGCCTACGTGGCCTATGAGCTCCGTCCGGAACTGGCGCTCACCGCGGGCAAATTCAAGGGGCCGGTGGGGCTGGAGCAGTTGCACATCCTCTCAGCGCTGGGATTCAACGAGCGCGGGCTGCCCTCCGCGCTCGTGCCGCTGCGCAACGTGGGCGTGCAGTTGTCCGGCAAGCTGGCCGACGGGCGGGTGGAGTACGCGGCGGGCGTCTTCAACGTCGCCGGGGACGGCCGCAATCCCGAGAACGCGGACTTCGGCGACGATCGGGAATACGCCGGGCGCCTGTTTCTTCGTCCGTTCCTTTCCTCCGGGAACAAGTGGTTGAAGGATCTCGGCTTCGGAGTCGGCGGCAGCTACAGCCAGGTCAGTTCGAATGCACTCGGCCTGCCGTCCTCGCGCGGAGGCCGGGTGTCCGGTTACACGACCCCGGCGGGGCAGCAGTTCTTCGCCTACAACCCGCTGGCGGGGCCGGTGGTCGGGGACGGCGCCTTCTGGCGGGTTTCGCCGCAACTGGAGTATCGCGTCGGGCCCTTCGGACTGATCGGTGAGTACGCCATCTCCAAGCATGCTGTTTACAACAGCACGACCTTCCGCTCGGCGGATTTGGAGCACCACGCCTGGCAGGTCGCCGCGCAATGGATGTTGACCGGTGAACCGGCCTCCTTCGGCGGCATCGTGCCGAACCGTCCGTTCTCCCCGCAGGGGGGCGGCTGGGGCGCGTGGCAGTTGGTCGGTCGCTTCGGGCAGCTCGACATCGACGACGGGGCCTTTCAGGGCTTCTCCAATCCGGCCAACTCCGCGAGCGCGGCCACTTCATGGTCCGTGGGCGTCAACTGGTGGCTGAATCGAAATCTGCGGGTGCTGACCAGCTTCACGCACACGTCGTTCGAGGGAGGCGGCGCGCCCGCCAGCGTGGTGGACCCGAGCACCTATCTCCCGCCCGCCACCGTGACGCGACAGGATGAGAACGCGCTGATGACCCGCATCCAACTGGCCTTTTGA
- a CDS encoding filamentous hemagglutinin N-terminal domain-containing protein, which translates to MKRKIFKRLFPERFRARMLAGAGRLTPAARWLCLGAAGVMFSPWSALGNPNGPSVQSGTANVSVNGAQLNVTASHNAVINWQSFNIGAGETTRFIQPSASSVVWNRIHDRNPSQIHGSLEANGTVVLMNQAGFHFGPDSFVSAAGLVVSTAPVTPVESGAGLFWQFNGAPPSASIINYGQLNVGNGGPAFLIAEQIQNHGTISAPGGNIGLLAGQEVLLSERPDGRGLSAAVALPSGSVDNSGRLIADAGTIALHARVVNQEGLVQANSVRERNGIIELFASDAIALGQTSKLSAHGGEGDGSGGGIVIKSEGSYADAAGSTIRVTGGRQGGDGGFIEVSAPHMHAIRSEIDARAAAGHRGGQLLIDPLDIVIGSSGSGSAGSGSVGAGDPPADGTLNLDVNSSFLGFSQITLQALRNITLAAGTFWDLAVSTGSSESGSRLKLEAGNDISIADGAGILAGDNWSVTLEAGRNFAAGQGAVTSGSGNIVFAGTGFLDTRDGDIQLRAGNNVTVAAGHVRTTAGGSIAVEALAGSINTGTKANGFQFQPTGYTVHPNLGGIGTAAGGDLSLVAGLDVMSFLPAAGGTQPNAGSGAFGAQPGNVTISAGRDVSGHYVVRNGSGEITAVRDAGIASRLLALSLIDGGWTVTAGRDLLLQEVRNPNGLYNNLGASTSPNRHRFDYAPGAYAHLSAGNSVQLRGTGLPRFNDAFSQGMPPIYPGTLTILAGAGGVVLGNDVLLFPSPLGGLDIVTTDGGSLVGTKSSGLTQLVLSDSERIQYRAFGDFGIADHAATPVHLNNGEPVRLAIAGDVRGILLGSAKRAEITVGGNMVNSRFEGQNLRADDVTFIHVGGDILNRNEFTTILSEAAPNFTLFDPVLDLVYPPLTGGAAGVENRFFYDTATQALTFQGRMTGAQLQALLNLTVRVFDADGIPVILPDGEPATQSAAFLPATVLHQLFAASQDVPLNPDTGYRLGGGGAFDIRAQNLDLGATVGIVSQGPRANSALAQLFTRGADINVTLAGDLDMFSSKISSVNGGDITVLAEGEVNVGSRDFTVSDAAARGIFTVDPSDVTVIARGNINVNGSRIAAYDGGNVLVRSLEGNIDAGTGGTGAATVEKIFVDPETRAIRSYAPTIPGSGILATSFPVSQDPGFPASVNDVGNILVETPRGDIIASAGGVVQIPLNGLGASAGTVTLVAGTRDADGNVIHEGSINASGSGVIGGTVKLEATGDIQGLVFARENIDLSAQQNVNVTALAQGDVNVGAGGSVSGTIIGVGSVSASGTSVDAALLSQNVAASGDVSSSQVGFGQGTAAAAASQSLAGDDSARNAAARADDEEEEKRPSFAGTRPTLTRTVGRVTVILP; encoded by the coding sequence ATGAAGCGGAAAATCTTCAAGCGACTTTTCCCCGAACGGTTCCGCGCCCGGATGTTGGCTGGTGCGGGGCGACTCACGCCGGCTGCGCGCTGGCTGTGTCTCGGTGCGGCGGGAGTGATGTTCTCTCCCTGGTCGGCGCTGGGCAATCCGAACGGGCCGAGCGTCCAGAGCGGCACCGCGAACGTTTCGGTCAACGGAGCCCAGCTTAACGTCACGGCGTCTCACAACGCCGTCATTAACTGGCAGTCGTTCAACATCGGCGCCGGCGAGACGACGCGATTCATCCAGCCCTCCGCATCATCGGTGGTCTGGAACCGGATTCACGATCGGAACCCGTCGCAGATTCACGGCAGCCTCGAGGCCAACGGCACCGTGGTGCTGATGAACCAGGCGGGCTTCCACTTCGGACCAGACTCGTTCGTGAGCGCGGCGGGGCTGGTGGTTTCGACGGCGCCGGTCACGCCGGTCGAATCCGGCGCGGGCCTCTTCTGGCAGTTCAACGGTGCCCCGCCATCCGCGAGCATCATCAATTATGGCCAGTTGAATGTCGGCAACGGCGGTCCGGCCTTCTTGATCGCAGAACAGATTCAGAATCACGGAACGATCTCCGCTCCGGGCGGGAACATCGGCTTGCTGGCCGGTCAGGAAGTGCTGTTGAGCGAGCGTCCGGACGGACGTGGCCTGAGCGCGGCGGTGGCGCTGCCATCCGGTTCGGTGGACAACTCCGGACGCCTGATCGCCGATGCGGGCACCATCGCGTTGCACGCACGGGTGGTGAATCAGGAAGGGTTGGTTCAGGCGAATTCGGTGCGCGAGCGCAACGGCATCATCGAATTGTTCGCCAGCGATGCCATCGCGCTCGGCCAGACTTCGAAGCTCTCCGCCCACGGAGGTGAGGGTGACGGTTCCGGCGGCGGGATCGTCATCAAGTCGGAGGGTTCGTATGCCGATGCGGCCGGTTCGACGATTCGAGTCACAGGGGGAAGGCAGGGCGGTGACGGTGGGTTCATTGAGGTTTCCGCGCCCCACATGCACGCGATCCGTTCGGAAATCGATGCCCGCGCCGCCGCCGGTCATCGGGGTGGGCAACTCCTGATCGACCCGTTGGATATCGTGATCGGCAGCTCTGGCAGCGGCAGCGCCGGTTCGGGCTCGGTGGGTGCGGGCGATCCTCCCGCCGACGGCACGTTGAACCTGGACGTGAACTCGTCGTTCCTCGGGTTTTCGCAGATCACCTTGCAGGCGTTGCGGAACATCACGCTCGCGGCCGGGACGTTCTGGGATCTGGCGGTCTCCACCGGTTCGAGCGAGTCCGGCAGCCGGCTCAAGCTGGAGGCGGGCAACGACATCTCCATTGCCGATGGCGCGGGCATCCTGGCCGGCGACAACTGGTCGGTGACCCTGGAGGCGGGCCGCAATTTTGCCGCGGGCCAAGGCGCGGTGACGTCCGGATCGGGGAACATTGTCTTTGCCGGCACGGGCTTCCTCGACACCCGGGACGGCGACATTCAATTGCGCGCGGGCAACAACGTCACCGTGGCGGCGGGTCATGTCCGCACCACTGCAGGGGGATCGATCGCGGTCGAGGCGCTGGCGGGCAGCATCAACACCGGCACCAAGGCCAACGGCTTTCAATTCCAGCCCACCGGCTACACTGTTCACCCCAATCTGGGCGGCATCGGCACGGCCGCCGGCGGCGATCTCTCGCTCGTCGCCGGGCTGGACGTCATGAGTTTCCTGCCGGCCGCGGGGGGTACTCAGCCCAATGCCGGCAGCGGTGCTTTCGGCGCCCAGCCGGGTAATGTAACGATCTCGGCGGGCCGGGATGTGAGCGGCCATTATGTCGTGCGGAATGGCTCGGGTGAAATCACGGCCGTGCGCGATGCCGGAATCGCCTCGCGCCTGCTGGCGTTGAGTCTGATCGATGGCGGATGGACGGTTACCGCCGGACGCGACCTTCTTCTCCAGGAGGTGCGCAATCCAAACGGGTTGTACAACAACCTCGGTGCCAGCACGTCGCCCAACCGGCATCGTTTCGATTACGCCCCAGGGGCCTACGCTCACCTGAGCGCCGGCAATTCGGTCCAGTTGCGCGGTACCGGTCTGCCCAGGTTCAACGACGCTTTCTCACAGGGCATGCCTCCCATCTATCCGGGCACCCTGACGATCCTGGCCGGCGCGGGCGGCGTGGTGCTCGGCAACGATGTCCTGTTGTTCCCTTCGCCATTGGGCGGGCTCGACATCGTCACCACGGACGGCGGCTCGCTCGTCGGCACCAAGTCCAGCGGGCTTACCCAACTCGTTTTGTCGGACAGCGAACGCATTCAGTATCGTGCTTTCGGCGATTTCGGCATCGCGGACCATGCCGCAACGCCCGTCCATCTCAATAACGGCGAACCGGTGCGGCTCGCGATCGCCGGAGACGTACGGGGCATTCTGCTGGGATCGGCGAAGCGCGCGGAGATCACGGTCGGCGGCAACATGGTCAACAGCCGGTTCGAAGGGCAGAACCTGCGCGCCGATGACGTGACGTTCATCCATGTCGGAGGGGACATTCTCAACCGAAACGAGTTCACCACCATCCTCTCCGAGGCGGCTCCGAACTTTACCTTGTTCGACCCGGTGCTGGACCTCGTCTATCCGCCGCTGACCGGTGGCGCAGCGGGGGTGGAGAACCGCTTCTTCTACGACACCGCGACTCAAGCGCTGACTTTTCAGGGCCGCATGACCGGCGCGCAGTTGCAGGCCTTGTTGAACCTGACCGTGCGCGTGTTCGATGCCGACGGCATCCCGGTCATCCTGCCGGACGGCGAGCCGGCCACGCAGAGCGCGGCGTTTCTTCCGGCGACGGTCCTTCATCAGTTGTTTGCTGCCAGTCAGGATGTGCCGCTCAATCCCGACACCGGCTACCGTCTGGGCGGAGGCGGCGCGTTCGACATCCGGGCGCAGAATCTCGATCTCGGCGCCACGGTCGGCATCGTGTCGCAGGGGCCGCGCGCGAATTCCGCCCTCGCCCAACTGTTCACGCGCGGTGCGGACATCAACGTGACGCTGGCGGGCGACCTCGACATGTTCTCCAGCAAGATCTCGTCGGTGAACGGGGGCGACATCACCGTGCTGGCGGAAGGCGAGGTCAATGTCGGCTCCCGTGATTTCACGGTCAGTGACGCGGCGGCACGAGGCATCTTCACGGTGGACCCGAGCGACGTGACGGTGATCGCGCGGGGAAACATCAACGTGAACGGCTCCCGCATCGCGGCCTATGACGGCGGCAATGTCCTGGTGCGCTCGCTGGAAGGAAACATCGACGCCGGCACCGGTGGCACCGGGGCGGCCACCGTCGAGAAGATCTTCGTCGATCCCGAGACGCGGGCCATCCGTTCCTACGCCCCGACGATTCCCGGCAGCGGCATTTTAGCCACCAGTTTTCCCGTGTCCCAGGATCCGGGCTTCCCAGCCTCAGTGAACGACGTCGGCAACATCCTGGTGGAGACGCCGCGCGGCGACATCATTGCCAGCGCGGGCGGCGTGGTGCAGATCCCTCTCAACGGGTTGGGCGCTTCTGCCGGTACGGTGACTCTGGTGGCGGGAACACGGGATGCGGATGGAAACGTGATCCACGAGGGCAGCATCAACGCCAGCGGGTCCGGGGTGATCGGCGGCACCGTGAAGCTGGAGGCCACGGGCGACATCCAGGGACTGGTGTTCGCGCGGGAGAACATCGACTTGAGCGCCCAGCAAAACGTGAATGTGACCGCGCTCGCGCAGGGCGATGTGAACGTCGGCGCGGGCGGCAGCGTCTCGGGCACCATCATCGGCGTGGGGAGTGTCAGTGCCAGCGGCACCTCGGTGGATGCCGCGCTGCTCTCCCAGAATGTCGCGGCCAGCGGCGACGTTTCCTCCTCGCAGGTGGGATTCGGGCAGGGCACAGCCGCGGCCGCCGCGAGCCAGAGCCTTGCGGGCGACGACTCGGCACGCAACGCCGCCGCCCGGGCCGACGACGAGGAGGAAGAGAAGCGTCCGTCGTTCGCCGGAACAAGACCAACCCTGACCCGCACGGTAGGCCGGGTGACCGTCATTCTCCCCTAA
- a CDS encoding sulfate ABC transporter substrate-binding protein, with amino-acid sequence MNIHRKARRWCAGLVAASWGFWASAAEPREILNVSFDISRELYEEINRSFVAHHAQTTGRRVAVRQSHGGSTRQARAVLDGLRADVVTLNQITDVEALVDRGGLISADWRNRWPHGSVPYASTIVFLVRKGNPRGIRDWDDLARAGLQVIVPNPKTSGNGRYSYLAAYAHALRRLGLDEAGARDFVARIFANVPILDTGGRGATATFVQREIGDVLLTFEAEVHLTLRELGGARVDMVRPCTSVLAEMPVALVEGVVARKGTERLARAYLEYLFSEPAQEIMARHFYRPSDAGVRQRHAASFGEMELFRVEDALGPWSKVNATHFGSGGIFDSIYERHRRP; translated from the coding sequence GCGATGGTGCGCGGGGCTGGTGGCGGCGTCCTGGGGGTTCTGGGCCTCCGCCGCCGAACCGCGGGAGATCCTGAATGTATCGTTCGACATTTCCAGGGAGCTCTACGAGGAGATCAACCGGTCGTTTGTCGCTCATCATGCGCAGACGACGGGTCGCCGTGTGGCGGTGAGACAGTCCCACGGGGGATCGACCCGTCAGGCGAGGGCGGTCCTCGACGGCTTGCGCGCGGACGTCGTCACCCTGAATCAAATCACGGATGTAGAGGCCCTGGTGGACCGGGGTGGACTGATCTCGGCGGATTGGCGGAACCGATGGCCTCACGGCAGCGTGCCGTACGCCTCGACCATCGTGTTTCTGGTCCGAAAGGGGAATCCCAGGGGCATCCGGGATTGGGACGACCTGGCGCGGGCGGGGCTCCAGGTGATCGTTCCCAATCCGAAGACTTCAGGCAACGGGAGGTACAGCTACCTGGCGGCCTACGCGCATGCGCTTCGGCGCCTCGGTCTGGACGAAGCGGGAGCGCGGGACTTCGTGGCCCGGATCTTTGCCAATGTTCCGATCCTGGACACAGGCGGACGGGGTGCCACGGCGACATTCGTTCAAAGGGAGATCGGCGATGTGCTGCTCACCTTCGAGGCGGAAGTCCACCTGACTCTGCGGGAGTTGGGAGGTGCCCGGGTGGACATGGTGCGGCCGTGCACCAGCGTCCTTGCCGAGATGCCGGTGGCCCTTGTTGAAGGAGTCGTTGCGCGAAAGGGAACGGAGCGGCTGGCACGCGCATACCTGGAATACCTGTTCTCCGAACCGGCCCAGGAGATCATGGCCCGACATTTCTACCGGCCGTCGGATGCCGGTGTGCGGCAGCGGCACGCGGCGTCCTTCGGCGAGATGGAGTTGTTCCGCGTGGAGGATGCTCTTGGCCCGTGGTCCAAGGTGAACGCCACCCATTTCGGGAGCGGAGGGATTTTCGACAGCATTTACGAACGTCATCGTCGTCCATGA